cattctcTACACTACACATCAACacgtgatttgtcatttttattattctgacttctatttaaaaatacatactaatgtgtaatatgtatatttaaatataatgattaaaataacAAATCGCATATTAGCGTGTGATatgagataataaataatatttctctttttttttttctaaaaaataaaaaagaaaagagtaaatttgttttaatttttttcaaagaagtgGACAATAAcaattttgttgaaaattggTATGTTCCTTCCGATTGGGTTTAATGGTAATAAAATCATTATGCTTACGGAAGAAAACAAATACAGATCGATCGAGAACCCCATAACACAGATTGAATATATGCAGAAGAACTGTAGATTATCTTTCGCATAtgcattttttgttatttgaaaGCAACAAAAACCACCGGAATACATTAGATACACTTGAGCATCAATACCATTATTCATACAAGCTAAAATCTCGACAATTTAATCCCTTGCAACTAATTTTatcacatatgcattaccacTGTCATCTgtctctaaatatataaaacaaagcaATAGTTTACTGATCAATAGAGCAAATACCTTCTTTTACCGTCCttgaggattcattatctcagAAAACACAGCTCCAGAGGACACCAGTCTATCTGATTCCTTATTGGTACTGCTAAAACTTTGATCTGCACTGCTTGTCATCGTCACCTCGCTATTGCTGGATATACTTGACACTTGCCCACCGCTACTACTGAACATGTTATTACTGTCATCACTCTTGGATTGAGGCAAGAGAGCCTTCTCAGCACCATTCATCTCCAATTCAACCACATGATCATCATGCTTGCCAACTTTTTCAATACTCTCTTGCAATTGCAATGCGAACTCAAGGCCCCACACCACATCATTCATCGATGGACGTTCGACTCCACTGTCATGCAAACAACTCACAGCAACCTCACCGAATTTATTCAAACACTCGGTCGCAATTTGACCCTTCAAAGTTGGATCAACAATCTGATCAAACTTTCCATTGCGAGAGCTTTGCCGGGCCCACTCTGCAAGGCTCACTTGCTTCTTCTCAGCAGTTTTCAGTATTGGTGGCCTTGCAGACAACACTTCACACAGGACAACTCCGAATGAATACACGTCGGATTTCTCCGTCAATTGTTGTCGCCTGTAATACTCGGGATCTAGATACCCAAAGCTTCCCTTGACGACAGTGCTAACATGGGCCTTAGACACGCCGGTGGGTCCCGTTTTGGACAACCCGAAATCAGACACCTTGGCTACCCATTCCTCATCTAGTAAGATATTTGTGGTTTTCACGTCACGATGAATGATCATTTGTTTCGCACCTGTATGTAGGTAGCTCAAACCTCGTGCTGCACCGATGCAAATCTGAAGACGATGCTTCCATGAGAGAGGAGGATTATTAGACTTGTAGAGATGGTCACGTAGGGTTCCGCGGGCCATATAATCGTAGACCAGAATCATCTCTATACCATCGTTACAATATccaatcaaagaaacaagatgCAGATGGCGGAGTTGTGAGAGCAGCTCAATCTCGGTCTCGAACTCGTGTACTCCCTGTTGAGAACCTGGGACCAAACGCTTGATCGCCACTGGGTGGTCCCCACCGTCTATATAGCCTTTGTAAACGTTACCAAACCCCCCAACACCAATAATGAAAGTGTCCTCGAAGTTGTTGGTGGCTGCTTTGATCTCCGCCAATGAAAAGTAACGACTCAGCGCAGATGGTAGAGACGACTTGCGGGTCTTTGTTGACTTGGTCGTAGTGAACGAAAATGGACCCCACCACGAGGTCCCGTCTCTGGAGCCCGAGTCGTTGACTCTCTTCCCCCTCCGGAGAATCAAGAAGCCGAGAATTGAGAGAAGAATAAATCCGGCGACTCCACCAGCGGCGGCAGCAAATATTGTTGTTCGATTCCTTTTCGAGCCTTTTGCCTGTGCTGGTGGAGCAATTGTTGGAGGGTTCGGTGGAAGTGGATTGGGGTTGGGTCCTGCAAGATTGCCGTTGTCGCTTACTTTAAAGATTTCGACGCCGTTCAAGATTGCATCCTGGTATGCAGTCCGCCACCTTTGCGGTTCCGCTCCTATTGCGACATAGAGATTCACTTTCTTCTCGGTTCCTTGACGCATCGAAACGGCGTAGTCTCTATACACGGGCACACCATTTCCACCACTCCACAAAATCACGTCGGCTGCTTCTTCGGCGGTTTGATTTGCTATAAAAATATGGAATCTTCTGTCTGACGCTTCAATAGTTTCGGGTTGAAACTCGCAGAAATGCAGCCTAATGAGGTAATCAAACCCAGAATCTACGGGGAATTGCCAGGTGAGATTGTAGCTCAGGTTGATAGTCGAGTTAGTCCCCAGGGTTCGGGCAGTGCGATAGACAGCTTCTGGTGCGGTGTACTGGGGTATGGCGATAAAATTCAGTTTGATGGTATCGTTGAACGGTAAGAATAACATTCTATGTTCTTTTAA
The genomic region above belongs to Carya illinoinensis cultivar Pawnee chromosome 4, C.illinoinensisPawnee_v1, whole genome shotgun sequence and contains:
- the LOC122307685 gene encoding receptor-like protein kinase FERONIA, producing MRTRPLLPCFAPLCLVVILLHHMTTTVAANSPYPYTPVDQILLNCGSSGNSTASDTRIWIGDVNSKFLIHSQSQSQSSLTSTLKQAPNVAQVPFTDARLSLAPFTYVFPVTAGQKFVRLYFYPASYSNFDRSNALFSVKVGVFTLLSNFNASLNADADADSKGAISREYCVNIEEDQRLNITFTPSPNVSNSYAFINGIEILSMPTNLYYTPIDGQGFEYIGQQKYYRIENSTSLEMVYRLNVGGQTISSANDTGMFREWQDDFSYLKEHRMLFLPFNDTIKLNFIAIPQYTAPEAVYRTARTLGTNSTINLSYNLTWQFPVDSGFDYLIRLHFCEFQPETIEASDRRFHIFIANQTAEEAADVILWSGGNGVPVYRDYAVSMRQGTEKKVNLYVAIGAEPQRWRTAYQDAILNGVEIFKVSDNGNLAGPNPNPLPPNPPTIAPPAQAKGSKRNRTTIFAAAAGGVAGFILLSILGFLILRRGKRVNDSGSRDGTSWWGPFSFTTTKSTKTRKSSLPSALSRYFSLAEIKAATNNFEDTFIIGVGGFGNVYKGYIDGGDHPVAIKRLVPGSQQGVHEFETEIELLSQLRHLHLVSLIGYCNDGIEMILVYDYMARGTLRDHLYKSNNPPLSWKHRLQICIGAARGLSYLHTGAKQMIIHRDVKTTNILLDEEWVAKVSDFGLSKTGPTGVSKAHVSTVVKGSFGYLDPEYYRRQQLTEKSDVYSFGVVLCEVLSARPPILKTAEKKQVSLAEWARQSSRNGKFDQIVDPTLKGQIATECLNKFGEVAVSCLHDSGVERPSMNDVVWGLEFALQLQESIEKVGKHDDHVVELEMNGAEKALLPQSKSDDSNNMFSSSGGQVSSISSNSEVTMTSSADQSFSSTNKESDRLVSSGAVFSEIMNPQGR